In Pseudomonas fluorescens NCIMB 11764, a single window of DNA contains:
- a CDS encoding sugar ABC transporter ATP-binding protein gives MSVSAPNAVLSVSGIGKTYAQPVLAGIDLTLMRGEVLALTGENGAGKSTLSKIIGGLVTPTTGQMQFQGQDYRPGSRTQAEDLGIRMVMQELNLLPTLSVAENLFLDNLPSNAGWISRKQLRKAAIEAMAQVGLDAIDPDTLVGELGIGHQQMVEIARNLIGDCHVLILDEPTAMLTAREVEMLFEQITRLQARGVSIIYISHRLEELARVAQRIAVLRDGNLVCVEPMANYNSEQLVTLMVGRELGEHIDMGPRKIGAPALTVKGLTRSDKVRDVSFEVRAGEIFGISGLIGAGRTELLRLIFGADPADSGTVALGSPARVVSIRSPVDAVDHGIALITEDRKGEGLLLTQSISANIALGNMPEISSGGFVNTGDEMSLAQRQIDAMRIRSSSPTQLVSELSGGNQQKVVIGRWLERDCSVLLFDEPTRGIDVGAKFDIYALLGELTRQGKALVVVSSDLRELMLICDRIGVLSAGRLIETFERDSWTQDDLLAAAFAGYQKHDALLNEAAPRDPQ, from the coding sequence ATGTCAGTTTCCGCTCCGAACGCTGTCCTCTCGGTCAGCGGTATCGGTAAGACCTATGCGCAGCCAGTCCTTGCCGGCATCGACCTGACGTTGATGCGTGGTGAGGTGCTGGCGCTGACCGGCGAGAACGGCGCCGGCAAAAGCACGCTGTCGAAGATCATCGGCGGGCTGGTCACGCCGACCACCGGCCAGATGCAATTCCAGGGTCAGGATTACCGCCCCGGCAGCCGCACCCAGGCTGAAGACCTGGGCATTCGCATGGTCATGCAAGAACTCAATCTGCTGCCGACCCTGTCGGTGGCGGAAAACCTGTTTCTCGACAACCTGCCCAGCAATGCGGGCTGGATCAGTCGCAAGCAACTGCGCAAGGCCGCGATCGAGGCTATGGCCCAGGTTGGGCTCGACGCGATCGACCCGGACACCCTGGTCGGCGAACTGGGCATCGGTCACCAGCAAATGGTCGAAATCGCCCGGAACCTGATCGGCGATTGTCATGTGCTGATCCTCGATGAACCGACCGCAATGCTGACGGCCCGTGAAGTCGAGATGCTGTTCGAGCAGATCACTCGTCTGCAGGCGCGCGGCGTGTCGATCATCTATATCTCGCACCGCCTCGAAGAGCTGGCCCGTGTCGCACAGCGCATTGCGGTGTTGCGCGACGGCAATCTGGTCTGCGTCGAACCGATGGCCAATTACAACAGCGAGCAACTGGTAACCCTGATGGTCGGCCGTGAGCTCGGTGAACACATCGACATGGGCCCACGCAAGATTGGCGCTCCGGCGTTGACGGTCAAGGGGCTGACTCGCTCGGACAAGGTGCGCGACGTGTCGTTCGAAGTGCGCGCTGGCGAGATTTTCGGGATTTCCGGTTTGATCGGGGCAGGGCGTACCGAGTTGCTGCGCCTGATCTTCGGCGCTGACCCGGCGGACAGCGGCACGGTCGCACTGGGATCGCCCGCACGGGTCGTGAGTATTCGTTCACCGGTTGATGCAGTTGATCATGGCATTGCCCTGATCACTGAAGACCGCAAGGGCGAGGGCTTGCTGCTGACGCAATCGATCAGCGCGAATATTGCCCTGGGCAACATGCCAGAGATTTCCAGTGGTGGTTTCGTCAATACCGGTGACGAGATGTCCCTGGCCCAGCGTCAGATCGACGCCATGCGCATCCGCAGTTCCAGCCCGACGCAATTGGTCTCGGAGCTGTCCGGCGGCAACCAGCAGAAAGTCGTGATCGGCCGTTGGCTGGAACGCGATTGTTCGGTGTTGCTGTTCGACGAGCCGACTCGCGGCATCGACGTCGGCGCCAAATTCGACATCTATGCACTGCTCGGCGAACTGACCCGTCAGGGCAAGGCGCTGGTGGTGGTGTCCAGCGACCTGCGCGAACTGATGCTGATCTGCGACCGCATCGGCGTGCTGTCGGCGGGGCGCCTGATCGAGACGTTCGAACGCGATAGCTGGACCCAGGATGACTTGCTTGCCGCCGCTTTCGCCGGTTACCAAAAACATGATGCGTTGCTCAATGAAGCAGCGCCTAGGGACCCTCAATGA
- a CDS encoding cytochrome c, with translation MKPLFSRLALAVGLAAPVLLAQADDQVVRGAYLARAADCMACHTAPGGAPYAGGLPIVSPFGTIYGTNITPSKEHGIGLYSDDEFFAALTEGKRRDGANLYPAMPYTSYHLMPREDSDAIHAYLKTVEPIERAAPVTSLSFPFNVRLGLMGWNLLYGKDVKLSSIEGKSEAFKRGQYMVDVLGHCGECHTPRGLPGAMQQDKRMTGGLLNGYLAPSLLADDLAARGWNHQDLSSFLKHGMSAQGTMFNEMFPVFHNSTQGLNDPDLAAMATFLLGDQPPAAKVLNEVPFEKLSASGQRGRQDYLNVCAGCHAVNGEGKPHIAVAMRGNTTLRLEDPRNLVRVIDDGIGEQKFAGFEHMQPMPGFAEKLSHEQLTDLLNYLRQGWGGQSEDLAVGDVQALRADAPPLEHKAH, from the coding sequence ATGAAGCCTCTATTTTCCCGTCTGGCATTGGCGGTTGGCCTGGCTGCGCCGGTGTTGCTGGCGCAGGCGGATGATCAGGTTGTCCGCGGTGCCTATCTCGCTCGCGCCGCTGACTGCATGGCGTGTCACACCGCACCGGGTGGCGCGCCGTATGCGGGTGGCCTGCCGATCGTCTCGCCGTTCGGCACGATCTACGGCACCAACATCACGCCAAGCAAAGAGCACGGTATCGGCCTCTACAGCGATGATGAATTCTTCGCCGCGCTCACCGAAGGCAAGCGTCGCGATGGTGCGAACCTTTACCCGGCGATGCCCTACACCTCGTATCACTTGATGCCGCGTGAAGACTCCGACGCGATTCACGCGTACCTGAAAACGGTCGAGCCGATTGAGCGTGCAGCGCCGGTCACCAGCCTGAGCTTCCCGTTCAATGTGCGCCTGGGTTTGATGGGCTGGAACCTGCTCTATGGCAAGGACGTGAAACTGTCGTCGATCGAGGGCAAAAGCGAAGCCTTCAAGCGCGGCCAATACATGGTCGACGTGCTTGGCCACTGCGGCGAATGCCACACGCCGCGCGGTTTGCCCGGTGCGATGCAGCAAGACAAACGCATGACCGGCGGCCTGCTCAACGGCTATCTGGCGCCGAGCCTGCTGGCCGACGATCTGGCTGCACGTGGCTGGAATCATCAGGACCTGAGCTCGTTCCTCAAGCACGGCATGAGCGCCCAGGGCACGATGTTCAACGAGATGTTCCCGGTGTTCCACAACAGCACCCAGGGCCTCAATGACCCGGACCTGGCGGCCATGGCGACCTTCTTGCTCGGCGATCAGCCACCGGCGGCAAAAGTGCTGAACGAAGTGCCGTTCGAGAAACTGAGCGCCAGTGGCCAGCGCGGTCGTCAGGATTACCTCAATGTTTGCGCCGGTTGCCACGCGGTCAACGGCGAAGGCAAGCCGCACATCGCGGTCGCCATGCGCGGCAACACCACGCTGCGTCTGGAAGATCCACGCAACCTGGTGCGGGTGATCGACGATGGCATCGGTGAGCAGAAGTTTGCCGGGTTCGAACACATGCAACCGATGCCCGGTTTCGCGGAGAAGCTCAGCCACGAGCAACTCACCGATCTGTTGAACTACCTGCGTCAGGGCTGGGGTGGTCAGTCGGAAGACCTGGCGGTGGGGGATGTGCAGGCGCTGCGGGCTGATGCACCGCCGCTCGAGCACAAGGCGCACTGA
- a CDS encoding DUF1654 domain-containing protein, whose translation MHVQLNKDNSVATTSASPDAYERMGMRVQKIINSPTAQKAKAALIFRLPDEPVDEWEQLLEEIDENDNVTLAYRDDGGVQIFWVVPKED comes from the coding sequence ATGCACGTACAGCTTAATAAGGATAATTCCGTGGCCACCACCTCTGCCTCTCCTGACGCCTATGAACGCATGGGCATGCGCGTCCAGAAAATCATCAATTCCCCCACCGCTCAAAAAGCCAAAGCTGCGCTGATCTTTCGTCTTCCGGACGAGCCCGTGGATGAGTGGGAACAGTTGCTCGAAGAAATCGACGAGAACGACAACGTCACCCTCGCCTATCGCGACGATGGCGGTGTGCAGATTTTCTGGGTTGTGCCGAAGGAAGATTGA
- the csrA gene encoding carbon storage regulator CsrA codes for MLILTRKVGESINIGDDITITILGVSGQQVRIGINAPKDVAVHREEIYQRIQAGLTAPDKPQP; via the coding sequence ATGCTGATACTCACCCGCAAAGTCGGTGAAAGCATAAACATTGGCGATGACATTACGATCACCATTCTGGGCGTAAGCGGCCAGCAAGTCAGAATCGGCATCAACGCCCCGAAAGACGTTGCGGTGCACCGCGAAGAAATTTATCAGCGCATTCAGGCCGGCCTGACCGCCCCGGACAAGCCACAACCCTGA
- a CDS encoding DUF2214 family protein, which translates to MLVHWFLAAIHLLAFALGFWAVLSRGTAFRRLATGVGEARSVLIADNLWGISAVLLLVTGGMRTFAGYEKGADYYLHQPLFHLKMTLFVLILLLEVAPMVTLIKWRIAQARGAAINTGRAALFARISHIEALLVLLMVVAATGMARGVTFG; encoded by the coding sequence ATGCTTGTGCACTGGTTTCTTGCTGCGATCCATCTCTTGGCGTTTGCCCTGGGTTTCTGGGCAGTCCTGTCTCGCGGTACGGCCTTTCGGCGCCTGGCTACAGGCGTGGGGGAAGCGCGCAGCGTATTGATCGCGGATAACCTGTGGGGGATTTCTGCAGTCCTCCTGTTGGTCACCGGTGGGATGCGCACCTTTGCCGGGTACGAAAAGGGCGCGGACTACTATCTTCACCAGCCGCTGTTCCACCTCAAGATGACGCTTTTCGTCCTCATTCTGCTGCTTGAAGTTGCGCCGATGGTGACGCTGATCAAATGGCGGATTGCACAGGCGAGGGGGGCGGCCATCAATACCGGCCGTGCAGCGCTGTTTGCACGGATCAGTCACATCGAAGCGCTGCTGGTTCTGTTGATGGTCGTGGCGGCTACCGGCATGGCGCGGGGTGTGACGTTTGGGTAG
- a CDS encoding XdhC family protein, with translation MQHLDLQVVRRALDWSTAGQRFWLCTVLATYGSAPRAPGSLLAVNAQGQWIGSLSGGCVEEDFLERVAEGVFDQAVSVVRYGEGDDPRSRVSLPCGGVLDVLVERLNPDCEVQAHLRELESALLGQRRLIREVDLASGARSVFADREQGVRVEREIDRVRLRIGAAQRLLLAGYSSVAQACAEFAVGLGFEVILCDPRDEVLEGVVLENVEIRRQLPSVFIADGGCHRDTAVVALTHDPRIDDLAMMEAVRTEAFYIGVMGSMQTSQKRFERLRRIGGLGDAELARIHAPIGLNLGSKTPAEIALAVLADIIRIRSGIPRDRL, from the coding sequence ATGCAGCATCTCGATCTGCAAGTGGTGCGCCGGGCGCTGGACTGGTCGACGGCCGGCCAGCGCTTCTGGTTGTGCACCGTGCTGGCCACCTATGGTTCAGCGCCCCGCGCGCCTGGATCGCTGCTGGCGGTGAATGCTCAGGGACAATGGATCGGCTCGCTGTCCGGCGGCTGCGTCGAGGAAGATTTCCTTGAGCGCGTCGCCGAGGGCGTATTTGATCAAGCCGTCAGCGTCGTGCGTTATGGCGAGGGCGATGATCCGCGTTCCCGGGTGAGCCTGCCCTGCGGCGGCGTGCTCGATGTACTGGTGGAGAGGCTGAACCCTGATTGCGAGGTTCAGGCGCATTTGCGGGAACTGGAGTCGGCGTTGTTGGGGCAGCGTCGGTTGATCCGCGAAGTCGATCTTGCCAGCGGCGCGCGCAGCGTGTTCGCCGATCGCGAGCAGGGCGTGCGCGTCGAGCGCGAGATCGACCGGGTTCGACTGCGGATCGGCGCAGCTCAGCGCTTGTTGCTCGCGGGATACTCCAGCGTCGCCCAGGCGTGTGCGGAGTTTGCGGTGGGCCTGGGTTTCGAGGTGATCCTGTGCGATCCCCGCGACGAAGTGCTGGAAGGCGTGGTGCTGGAAAATGTCGAGATCCGCCGTCAGTTGCCCTCGGTGTTCATCGCCGACGGTGGCTGTCACCGCGACACGGCGGTGGTTGCGCTGACCCACGATCCACGCATCGACGATTTGGCGATGATGGAAGCGGTCCGCACCGAGGCGTTTTACATCGGGGTGATGGGATCGATGCAGACGTCGCAGAAACGTTTCGAGCGGTTGCGCAGGATTGGTGGTTTGGGAGATGCGGAGTTGGCGCGGATTCATGCGCCGATCGGACTGAACCTGGGCAGCAAGACCCCTGCGGAAATTGCCCTCGCCGTACTCGCCGACATCATTCGGATCCGCAGCGGCATCCCACGAGATCGGCTCTGA
- a CDS encoding (2Fe-2S)-binding protein, whose product MADRPLQLTLNGQSVGPVAIPDDLPMIDYLHEYKNLTGSRLGCGQGICHACVVIVDHPDGTSEEVRTCITGAHYFEGKKVRTIEGHATRDEQGKVTELNPIQQRFVDEFAFQCSYCAPGFVNAATVLVEKLQRQPIVKSQLEQVIEDSLGHHVCRCTGYVRYYSATRNVLTDLGLVKEG is encoded by the coding sequence ATGGCTGACCGTCCGCTTCAACTGACCCTCAACGGTCAATCCGTCGGCCCGGTGGCCATCCCTGATGACCTGCCGATGATCGACTACCTGCACGAATACAAAAACCTCACCGGCTCACGCCTCGGCTGCGGCCAGGGCATTTGCCACGCCTGTGTGGTGATCGTCGACCACCCCGACGGCACCAGCGAAGAAGTGCGCACCTGCATCACGGGCGCGCACTACTTCGAAGGCAAGAAAGTACGGACCATCGAAGGCCACGCGACCCGTGACGAACAGGGCAAGGTCACCGAACTGAACCCGATCCAGCAGCGCTTCGTCGATGAATTCGCCTTCCAGTGCAGCTACTGCGCCCCGGGTTTCGTGAATGCCGCGACCGTGTTGGTGGAGAAGCTGCAACGTCAGCCGATCGTCAAAAGCCAGCTGGAACAAGTGATCGAGGACAGCCTCGGTCACCACGTCTGTCGCTGCACCGGCTACGTGCGCTACTACAGTGCGACGCGCAACGTGCTGACCGATCTCGGCCTGGTCAAGGAGGGTTAA
- a CDS encoding NAD(P)/FAD-dependent oxidoreductase gives MANTPYPESYYAASANSVPPRSALQGDVETDVCVIGAGYTGLSSALFLLEHGFKVTVLEAAKVGFGASGRNGGQIVNSYSRDIDVIERTVGPKQAQLLGQMAFEGGRIIRERVAKYNIQCDLKDGGVFAAITAKQMGHLESQKRLWERFGHTQLELLDQKRIREVVNCEQYIGGMLDMSGGHIHPLNLALGEAAAVESLGGTIYEQSPAVRIERGANPVVHTPQGKVRARFIIVAGNAYLGNLVPELAAKSMPCGTQVITTEPLSDELAKSLLPQDYCVEDCNYLLDYYRLSGDKRLIFGGGVVYGARDPANIEAIIRPKMLKAFPQLKDVKIDYAWTGNFLLTLSRLPQVGRLGDNIYYSQGCSGHGVTYTHLAGKVLAEALRGQAERFDAFAGLPHYPFPGGQLLRTPFAALGAWYYGLRDKFGY, from the coding sequence ATGGCGAACACCCCCTACCCAGAGTCCTATTACGCCGCATCGGCCAATTCGGTTCCGCCACGCTCGGCCTTGCAGGGTGATGTAGAGACTGATGTCTGTGTGATCGGTGCCGGTTACACCGGTCTGTCCTCTGCCCTGTTTCTGCTGGAGCACGGTTTCAAGGTCACGGTGCTGGAAGCCGCCAAGGTGGGTTTTGGCGCGTCGGGCCGCAACGGTGGCCAGATCGTTAACAGCTACAGCCGCGACATCGATGTGATCGAACGCACCGTTGGCCCCAAGCAGGCACAGTTGTTGGGGCAGATGGCGTTCGAGGGCGGGCGGATCATTCGTGAGCGGGTCGCCAAATACAACATCCAGTGTGACCTGAAGGACGGCGGTGTGTTCGCCGCGATCACCGCGAAGCAGATGGGCCATCTGGAATCGCAGAAGCGCCTGTGGGAGCGTTTCGGTCACACGCAGCTCGAGCTGCTGGATCAGAAACGCATTCGTGAAGTGGTGAACTGCGAGCAATACATCGGCGGCATGCTCGACATGAGTGGCGGGCACATTCATCCGCTGAACCTGGCGCTCGGCGAAGCGGCGGCGGTCGAGTCATTGGGCGGCACTATTTATGAGCAATCGCCGGCAGTGCGCATCGAACGCGGCGCGAACCCGGTGGTGCATACGCCTCAGGGTAAGGTCCGGGCCAGGTTCATCATCGTCGCGGGCAACGCTTATCTCGGCAATCTGGTGCCGGAGCTTGCCGCCAAGTCGATGCCTTGCGGCACTCAGGTCATCACTACCGAACCGTTGAGTGATGAATTGGCGAAAAGCCTGCTGCCACAGGATTATTGCGTCGAAGACTGCAATTACCTGCTCGACTACTATCGCCTGAGCGGTGACAAGCGCCTGATTTTCGGCGGCGGCGTGGTGTACGGCGCGCGGGACCCGGCGAACATCGAGGCGATCATCCGGCCGAAGATGCTCAAGGCGTTCCCTCAGCTCAAAGATGTGAAGATCGACTACGCGTGGACCGGCAATTTCCTGCTGACCCTGTCGCGTCTTCCGCAGGTCGGGCGCCTGGGCGATAACATCTACTATTCCCAGGGCTGCAGCGGTCACGGTGTGACGTACACGCATCTGGCGGGCAAGGTGCTGGCTGAAGCGTTGCGCGGTCAGGCTGAGCGTTTTGATGCGTTTGCTGGCTTGCCGCACTATCCGTTCCCCGGTGGACAACTGCTGCGCACGCCGTTTGCGGCGCTGGGGGCTTGGTATTACGGGTTGCGGGACAAGTTCGGGTACTGA
- a CDS encoding endonuclease has translation MSVRCFALLFLLFAMGAQADAPRTFSEAKKVAWKLYAPQSTEFYCGCKYTGNKVNLSACGYVPRKNAKRAARIEWEHIVPAWQIGHQRQCWQEGGRKNCTRYDPTYQKAEADLHNLVPSIGEVNGDRSNFSFGWLPEQSGQYGSCLTQVDFKAKKVMPRPSIRGMIARTYFYMSKQYGLRLSKQDRQLYEAWNKTYPVQAWERQRNQSVACVMGRGNEFVGPVDLKACG, from the coding sequence ATGAGTGTCCGTTGTTTTGCTTTGCTGTTTCTGCTCTTCGCGATGGGTGCCCAGGCTGACGCTCCGCGCACCTTCAGCGAAGCCAAGAAAGTCGCCTGGAAGTTGTATGCGCCGCAATCCACCGAGTTCTACTGCGGGTGCAAGTACACCGGCAACAAGGTGAACCTCTCCGCCTGTGGTTATGTGCCGCGCAAAAATGCCAAGCGTGCTGCTCGCATCGAATGGGAGCACATCGTCCCTGCCTGGCAGATCGGTCACCAGCGTCAGTGCTGGCAGGAAGGCGGACGCAAGAATTGCACGCGCTACGACCCGACCTATCAGAAAGCCGAGGCCGACTTGCACAATCTGGTGCCGAGCATCGGCGAAGTAAACGGCGATCGCAGCAACTTCAGTTTTGGCTGGCTGCCTGAGCAATCCGGGCAATATGGCTCGTGCCTGACCCAGGTTGATTTCAAGGCAAAGAAGGTCATGCCTCGCCCTTCCATTCGCGGCATGATCGCCCGGACTTACTTCTACATGAGCAAGCAGTACGGCTTGCGCCTGTCAAAACAGGATCGGCAACTGTACGAGGCCTGGAACAAAACCTATCCGGTGCAAGCCTGGGAACGGCAACGCAATCAAAGTGTGGCGTGCGTGATGGGTCGTGGAAACGAGTTTGTCGGGCCGGTTGACTTGAAAGCGTGCGGTTGA
- a CDS encoding asparaginase translates to MTSAFKTFVPGALALLLLLPTALQAKEVETKQKLANVVILATGGTIAGAGASAANSATYQAAKVGIEQLIAGVPELSQLANVRGEQVMQIASESITNDNLLQLGRRVAELADSKDVDGIVITHGTDTLEETAYFLNLVEKTDKPIIVVGSMRPGTAMSADGMLNLYNAVAVASSKDARGKGVLVTMNDEIQSGRDVSKMINIKTEAFKSAWGPLGMVVEGKSYWFRLPAKRHTMDSEFDIKNIKSLPDVEIAYSYGNVSDTAYKALAQSGAKAIIHAGTGNGSVSSRVVPTLQALRKDGVQIIRSSHVNAGGFVLRNAEQPDDKYDWVVAHDLNPQKARILAMVALTKTNDSKELQRMFWEY, encoded by the coding sequence ATGACATCTGCTTTCAAGACTTTCGTTCCGGGCGCTTTGGCCCTCCTGCTGCTCCTTCCGACCGCCCTTCAAGCGAAAGAAGTCGAAACCAAACAGAAACTGGCGAACGTGGTGATCCTCGCCACCGGCGGCACCATTGCCGGCGCAGGCGCCAGCGCCGCCAACAGCGCGACGTATCAAGCGGCGAAAGTCGGCATCGAACAATTGATCGCCGGCGTTCCGGAACTGAGCCAGCTGGCTAACGTTCGCGGTGAACAGGTCATGCAGATTGCGTCAGAAAGCATCACCAACGACAACCTGCTGCAACTGGGCCGCCGTGTGGCCGAACTGGCCGACAGCAAAGACGTCGATGGCATCGTCATCACCCACGGCACCGACACCCTGGAAGAGACCGCCTACTTCCTGAACCTGGTCGAAAAAACCGACAAGCCGATCATCGTCGTGGGCTCCATGCGCCCGGGCACCGCGATGTCCGCCGACGGCATGCTGAACCTGTACAACGCCGTCGCTGTAGCCAGCAGTAAAGACGCTCGTGGCAAAGGCGTGCTGGTGACCATGAACGATGAAATCCAGTCAGGTCGTGACGTCAGCAAGATGATCAACATCAAGACCGAGGCGTTTAAAAGTGCCTGGGGTCCACTCGGCATGGTGGTCGAAGGCAAATCCTACTGGTTCCGCCTGCCAGCCAAGCGCCACACCATGGATTCGGAATTCGACATCAAGAACATCAAGAGTCTGCCTGACGTCGAAATCGCCTATTCCTACGGCAACGTGAGTGACACTGCCTACAAAGCGCTGGCTCAGTCCGGCGCCAAAGCCATCATCCACGCCGGCACCGGTAATGGATCGGTGTCTTCGCGGGTCGTTCCAACCTTGCAGGCCCTGCGCAAGGACGGCGTGCAGATCATTCGGTCCTCCCACGTCAACGCTGGCGGTTTCGTACTGCGTAACGCTGAACAACCTGACGACAAGTACGACTGGGTCGTTGCGCATGACTTGAATCCACAGAAAGCACGCATCCTGGCCATGGTCGCACTGACCAAGACCAATGACAGCAAAGAGCTGCAGCGGATGTTCTGGGAATACTGA
- a CDS encoding sugar ABC transporter substrate-binding protein, with protein sequence MKLPFAGRLLAVAMLAAASAALPVSSALAESPEKPKVALVMKSLANEFFLTMEDGAKAYQKDHSGDFELISNGIKDETDTANQIRIVEQMIVSKVNALVIAPADSKAMVPVIKKAVDAGITVINIDNQLDPAVVKSKNITVPFVGPDNRKGARLVGEYLAKQLKAGDEVGIIEGVSTTTNAQARTAGFKDAMEAAQIKVVSLQSGDWEINKGNQVASSMLSEYPNIKALLAGNDSMAVGAVSAVRAAGKAGKVQVVGYDNINAIKPMLKDGRVLATADQFAARQAVFGIETALKIIKGEKVDSGTNGVIETPVELVTK encoded by the coding sequence ATGAAGCTGCCATTCGCTGGACGTCTTCTCGCTGTCGCTATGCTGGCTGCCGCATCCGCCGCGTTGCCTGTCTCCTCGGCTTTGGCCGAATCCCCTGAAAAACCCAAAGTCGCGCTGGTCATGAAATCCCTGGCCAACGAATTCTTCCTGACCATGGAAGACGGCGCCAAGGCCTACCAGAAAGACCACTCCGGCGATTTCGAACTGATCTCCAACGGCATCAAGGACGAAACGGACACGGCCAACCAGATCCGCATCGTCGAGCAGATGATCGTCTCCAAGGTCAATGCGCTGGTCATCGCGCCGGCTGATTCCAAAGCCATGGTGCCAGTGATCAAGAAAGCGGTGGATGCCGGCATCACCGTGATCAACATCGATAACCAGCTGGATCCAGCCGTCGTCAAAAGCAAGAACATCACCGTCCCGTTTGTAGGTCCGGACAACCGCAAAGGCGCGCGGTTGGTGGGCGAATACCTGGCCAAGCAGCTGAAGGCCGGTGACGAAGTCGGCATCATCGAAGGCGTGTCCACCACCACCAATGCCCAGGCCCGTACTGCCGGCTTCAAGGATGCGATGGAAGCGGCGCAGATCAAGGTCGTATCCCTGCAATCCGGCGACTGGGAAATCAACAAGGGCAACCAGGTTGCCTCGTCCATGCTCAGCGAATACCCGAACATCAAGGCTCTGCTGGCCGGCAACGACAGCATGGCCGTAGGCGCCGTGTCTGCAGTCCGTGCCGCGGGCAAGGCCGGCAAGGTGCAAGTGGTTGGTTACGACAACATCAATGCCATCAAGCCGATGCTCAAGGATGGCCGTGTCCTGGCTACCGCTGACCAGTTTGCCGCCCGCCAAGCCGTGTTCGGTATCGAGACGGCGCTGAAAATCATCAAGGGCGAGAAGGTCGACAGCGGCACTAACGGTGTGATCGAAACGCCGGTAGAGCTGGTTACCAAGTAG
- a CDS encoding ABC transporter permease: MKTATSAGKRSGNFYGLGTYLGLAGALLAMVALFSVLSSHFLSYDTFSTLANQIPDLMVLAVGMTFVLIIGGIDLSVGSVLALAASTVSVAILGWGWSVLPAALLGMAAAALAGTITGSITVAWRIPSFIVSLGVLEMARGVAYQMTGSRTAYIGDAFAWLSNPIAFGISPSFIIALLIIFIAQAVLTRTVFGRYLIGIGTNEEAVRLAGINPKPYKILVFSLMGLLAGIAALFQISRLEAADPNAGSGLELQVIAAVVIGGTSLMGGRGSVISTFFGVLIISVLAAGLAQIGATEPTKRIITGAVIVVAVVLDTYRSQRASRRT, from the coding sequence ATGAAAACTGCAACGTCCGCCGGTAAACGTAGTGGCAATTTTTACGGCCTCGGCACCTATCTGGGCCTGGCCGGTGCCTTGCTGGCGATGGTCGCGCTGTTCTCTGTCCTGAGCAGCCATTTCCTGTCTTACGACACCTTCAGCACACTCGCCAACCAGATTCCGGACTTGATGGTGCTCGCGGTCGGCATGACATTCGTGTTGATCATCGGCGGCATCGACCTGTCGGTGGGCTCGGTGCTGGCGCTTGCAGCGTCGACGGTCAGCGTGGCGATTCTCGGCTGGGGCTGGAGCGTACTGCCGGCGGCGCTACTCGGCATGGCGGCGGCTGCGTTGGCCGGGACCATCACCGGTTCGATCACCGTAGCCTGGCGTATTCCGTCGTTCATCGTGTCCCTCGGCGTGCTGGAAATGGCGCGCGGCGTGGCGTATCAGATGACCGGTTCGCGCACGGCCTACATCGGTGATGCCTTTGCCTGGCTGTCCAACCCGATCGCCTTCGGTATCTCGCCATCGTTCATCATTGCCTTGCTGATCATCTTCATTGCGCAGGCGGTGTTGACCCGCACGGTGTTCGGTCGTTACCTGATCGGCATCGGCACCAATGAAGAAGCGGTACGTCTGGCAGGGATCAATCCAAAGCCCTACAAGATCCTGGTGTTCAGCCTGATGGGACTGCTGGCGGGTATCGCCGCGCTGTTCCAGATTTCGCGCCTGGAAGCGGCGGACCCGAATGCCGGGTCGGGCCTGGAGCTGCAAGTGATTGCCGCCGTGGTGATCGGCGGAACCAGCCTGATGGGCGGCCGCGGTTCGGTCATCAGCACCTTTTTCGGGGTCCTGATCATTTCCGTACTGGCGGCCGGCCTGGCGCAGATCGGCGCAACCGAACCGACCAAACGCATCATCACCGGCGCGGTCATCGTGGTGGCGGTGGTGCTTGATACCTATCGCAGTCAGCGCGCAAGCCGGCGGACCTGA